In Osmia bicornis bicornis chromosome 10, iOsmBic2.1, whole genome shotgun sequence, one genomic interval encodes:
- the LOC114873875 gene encoding runt-related transcription factor 1-like: MHLPVGSVGCGENYATVGSHEGAGPCGPSLAPLQGVNTRYQQADDVDAGGGGGEMSEGAAVGELWWTERLVGEAQAEHPGELVRTGSPYFLCSQLPTHWRSNKALPVAFKVVALGEVGDGTLVTVRAGNDENCCAELRNSTALMKNQVAKFNDLRFVGRSGRGKSFSITITVSTTPPQVATYTRAIKVTVDGPREPRSKTRQTHILGPARVPGPTRGTFLPSSRFTPYVRDTEQYRRSKHHVGNNVITNSVSGACSNPNNTDPTASPASSTHLGATGGSSAHQDCYKHSPQHGDTGAGATEWTYSSAAPSYPAPPVSSGGSFSPIPGGAFSYLNESLSHHPATEPMPLPAVLPSDSQQDTYTPNCVSMYPSHGTSSLSLPLVPSKPSEPDIFASSGTGSGSLGYHYGSWTPTPATPVSVAPHNYNTNYPGYYNNPSQNHISPAAHMVLHQYSTVNQNQIHLHLHGDLSDGDIAIAGSNISISSNRLEIGVLGEESEQRNDVWRPY; the protein is encoded by the exons ATGCATCTACCGGTGGGCTCGGTGGGCTGCGGGGAGAATTACGCCACCGTTGGATCCCACGAAGGCGCCGGCCCGTGCGGCCCCTCACTGGCGCCTCTTCAAGGGGTGAACACCAGGTACCAACAGGCCGACGACGTCGACGCCGGGGGAGGTGGTGGCGAAATGAGCGAGGGTGCCGCCGTCGGCGAGCTCTGGTGGACCGAGAGGCTCGTCGGCGAGGCACAGGCTGAACACCCCGGTGAATTGGTTCGAACAG GATCGCCGTATTTTCTCTGCAGCCAACTACCGACCCACTGGCGGTCCAACAAGGCGCTTCCGGTGGCGTTCAAAGTCGTCGCCCTGGGCGAGGTCGGCGATGGAACTCTGGTGACAGTGCGAGCGGGCAACGACGAAAACTGTTGCGCCGAGCTAAGAAATTCCACTGCCTTGATGAAGAACCAAGTCGCCAAGTTCAACGACCTCAGGTTCGTCGGTAGAAGCGGCAGGG GGAAAAGCTTTAGTATCACCATCACGGTGTCGACCACACCACCCCAAGTGGCGACCTACACGAGGGCCATCAAGGTGACAGTGGATGGACCGAGGGAACCGCGTTCTAAAACGA gGCAGACGCACATATTAGGACCAGCGCGAGTTCCTGGACCCACAAGAGGGACGTTCCTTCCATCGAGTCGTTTCACCCCCTACGTACGGGACACGGAACAGTACCGAAGGAGTAAGCATCACGTCGGCAACAACGTGATCACGAATTCGGTTAGTGGTGCCTGTAGCAACCCCAACAACACCGACCCGACCGCATCGCCTGCTTCCAGTACACACCTCGGGGCTACCGGCGGCTCCTCGGCTCATCAGGATTGCTACAAGCACAGCCCTCAACACGGTG ATACGGGTGCAGGCGCAACCGAGTGGACCTATTCATCAGCGGCGCCATCTTATCCAGCGCCTCCGGTAAGCAGCGGTGGTTCCTTCTCGCCGATTCCCGGTGGAGCATTCTCGTATCTGAACGAATCCCTGTCTCATCATCCAGCCACCGAGCCTATGCCGTTACCTGCTG TGCTTCCGTCAGACAGCCAGCAAGATACGTACACGCCAAACTGTGTTTCCATGTATCCAAGCCACGGGACATCGTCGTTGTCACTGCCGTTGGTACCCAGCAAACCGAGCGAGCCGGACATCTTCGCCAGTAGCGGGACCGGTAGCGGAAGTCTAGGCTACCACTACGGTTCTTGGACACCGACACCGGCAACGCCGGTTTCGGTCGCACCTCACAATTACAACACCAACTACCCGGGCTACTACAACAATCCCAGCCAGAACCACATCAGTCCGGCGGCCCACATGGTTCTCCATCAGTACAGCACAGTTAATCAGAATCAGATTCATCTTCACCTTCACGGTGATTTAAGCGACGGGGATATCGCGATAGCTGGTAGCAATATCTCTATCAGCAGCAACAGGTTAGAGATCGGGGTGCTCGGCGAGGAAAGCGAGCAGAGGAACGACGTTTGGAGACCTTATTGA
- the LOC114873874 gene encoding uncharacterized protein LOC114873874 yields MPQGSIHWQGTQRRACGPGAHWNVQVVRGKVTTRCLWYACKALGIGLLLMLLGACMATIGYFADQLSVAQEIRGNLTIRVKNESRGFHLNNLSYAGPIVMGVGGFIVVAACVMTFEARDNAAKVVPARFRFSQTSTIKNTRNQRNRRSTSSQTTKWDHQLGVFKVNRSPSPSIQEVSRKQLTAEFMQFSKELNEKKTGHSIKKSPSAPTLIDKKSPRRRTAKYAGCALLNPELLQRHALSVDNPSYSPHQVSRESLDQQKMGGSQVSMAMDLHIPNKGPVTLKVKDRSDTARRHQLLRQTKVEYVEEVDEAARSPTGRVYSPKLSGAYCKYPDDFVPRKRNSMDVRLFEELTATKDLTKISPRDFRKISSPSFHKMSFDKIVTERRIERSMGQRKASLEFRKSPDFRRGDYRKLSVDRFSIDCAKYLLDEMEIRSRANSGENLKRQRQPKLHHSRSDDNKRQSFDKQKDAQSSRHSLNTQAVVESGGSEGELKYFTATSLDTEESRADCSEESRTIEIDDNIPTIITPDGPTEADALLEEPELENLTENGVGNSRHDRQGIRRCEKMGIETERLIMMERGQMMKDFGDNEETILYVEDDEV; encoded by the exons ATGCCCCAAGGAAGCATCCATTGGCAAGGGACGCAGAGAAGAGCCTGCGGTCCAGGAGCACACTGGAACGTCCAG gtGGTGAGAGGGAAGGTGACAACGCGGTGTTTGTGGTACGCTTGCAAAGCTCTCGGAATTGGACTCCTGTTAATGCTTTTAGGAGCTTGCATGGCGACCATAG GATACTTCGCAGATCAGCTATCAGTGGCGCAAGAGATCAGAGGcaatctaacaataagagtGAAAAATGAATCACGCGGATTCCATTTAAACAACCTCAGTTACGCTGGCCCAATAGTGATGGGCGTAGGAG GATTTATCGTAGTGGCGGCTTGTGTAATGACGTTCGAGGCACGCGACAACGCAGCAAAAGTGGTCCCGGCTCGTTTCCGGTTCAGCCAAACATCGACAATAAAAAACACAAGAAACCAACGAAATCGAAGATCCACGTCCAGTCAGACAACCAAATGGGATCACCAATTGGGAGTGTTCAAAGTGAACAGAAGTCCAAGTCCAAGTATACAAGAAGTGTCGAGAAAACAATTAACTGCAGAATTTATGCAATTCTCCAAAGAACTGAACGAGAAGAAAACTGGACATTCGATTAAAAAGAGTCCCAGTGCTCCGACTCTGATAGACAAAAAATCACCACGAAGAAGAACTGCGAAATATGCTGGATGCGCATTGTTGAATCCAGAATTGCTTCAGAGACACGCACTCTCTGTTGATAATCCAAGCTACAGCCCTCATCAG GTAAGTAGGGAAAGTTTGGATCAACAAAAGATGGGAGGCAGTCAAGTGTCCATGGCGATGGATCTCCACATTCCTAATAAAGGTCCAGTCACTTTGAAAGTGAAGGACAGGTCAGACACAGCGAGGCGTCATCAACTACTTCGTCAGACGAAAGTAGAATACGTCGAGGAGGTTGACGAAGCTGCACGATCGCCGACCGGTCGTGTTTATTCCCCTAAATTATCAG GTGCTTATTGCAAGTATCCGGACGATTTCGTACCAAGGAAAAGAAACTCCATGGACGTAAGGTTATTCGAGGAGCTAACCGCGACGAAAGACCTGACCAAGATATCCCCGAGGGATTTCCGCAAGATCTCTTCGCCGAGTTTCCATAAAATGTCGTTCGACAAAATCGTTACCGAGCGTAGGATCGAGAGATCAATGGGCCAGCGTAAAGCCAGCTTGGAATTTCGCAAGAGCCCGGACTTCCGTCGAGGAGATTACAG GAAACTATCCGTCGACAGGTTCAGTATAGACTGCGCTAAATATTTATTGGACGAGATGGAAATTCGATCGAGAGCCAACAGCGGGGAGAACCTGAAGAGACAAAGGCAACCAAAGTTGCATCACTCCAGGTCGGACGACAATAAAAGGCAATCGTTCGATAAACAAAAGGACGCTCAGTCCAGTAGACATTCTTTGAACACGCAAGCGGTCGTCGAGAGCGGAGGATCCGAAggtgaattgaaatatttcaccgCGACGTCGTTAGATACCGAGGAAAGTcgcgcggactgttccgaaGAAAGTCGCACCATCGAGATCGATGACAATATACCCACGATCATCACTCCTGATGGACCCACCGAAGCTGATGCCTTACTCGAGGAACCGGAACTGGAGAACCTTACGGAGAACGGTGTCGGGAACTCGCGACACGATCGACAGGGAATTAGAAGATGCGAGAAGATGGGCATTGAAACGGAACGTTTGATTATGATGGAAAGAGGACAGATGATGAAGGATTTTGGTGATAACGAGGAGACGATTTTGTACGTAGAGGATGATGAAGTTTAG